The following are from one region of the Acidobacteriota bacterium genome:
- a CDS encoding sigma-54-dependent Fis family transcriptional regulator: MKAARKPAQILVVDDEPVVCEVLEQLLGRRAGHDVAVASSAEEAERWLASRPVDLVLLDLMLPGTDGLELLRKILADDPQREVIMMTAHGSVETAVEAMKAGAFHYLTKPFQNDEVLLLVESALNRRRLRLENAGLRRALAERHRFGRMVGRSKAMQDLYRMIQQVAAARTTVLITGESGTGKELAAEAIHSSGPDPNAPFITVNSSNLPPELLESELFGHVRGAFTGAVSDKEGLFAAAAGGTLFFDEISTIPPSVQAKLLRVLQEKEFLPLGSVRPVKVDVRILAATNEDLAKLVQEGRFREDLYYRLNVVTIALPPLRERREDIPLLAEHFLAEFSDEHGKPGLRFAPEAIPAMIQYDWPGNVRELRNAVERAVLLAERDEIGPELLPRPRGVSDPSGEMVPLPPGTSFQEAVESFERALIRWALRESGGVQRRAAERLRMKPTTLSERMKRLGIR, translated from the coding sequence GTGAAAGCGGCTCGGAAGCCGGCGCAGATCCTGGTGGTGGACGACGAACCGGTCGTCTGCGAGGTCCTCGAGCAGCTCCTGGGCCGGCGCGCGGGGCACGACGTGGCGGTGGCGTCCAGCGCGGAGGAAGCGGAGCGGTGGCTCGCCTCTCGGCCGGTGGACCTCGTGCTCCTCGATCTGATGCTCCCCGGAACCGACGGCCTGGAACTCCTCCGGAAGATCCTCGCCGACGATCCCCAGCGCGAAGTGATCATGATGACGGCGCACGGGTCGGTGGAAACGGCGGTCGAGGCGATGAAGGCAGGGGCTTTCCATTACCTCACCAAGCCGTTCCAGAACGACGAAGTGCTGCTCCTGGTCGAGTCGGCGCTGAACCGCCGGCGGCTGCGGCTCGAGAACGCCGGACTGCGCCGGGCCCTGGCCGAGCGGCACCGCTTCGGGCGCATGGTGGGCCGCTCGAAGGCGATGCAGGACCTGTACCGGATGATCCAGCAAGTCGCCGCCGCTCGGACCACCGTCCTGATCACGGGAGAAAGCGGCACGGGGAAGGAGCTGGCGGCCGAAGCGATCCACTCGAGTGGCCCCGATCCCAACGCGCCGTTCATCACCGTCAACAGCTCGAACCTCCCGCCGGAGCTGCTCGAGTCGGAGTTGTTCGGGCATGTCCGCGGCGCCTTCACCGGCGCCGTTTCCGACAAGGAAGGCCTGTTCGCTGCCGCGGCGGGGGGGACGCTCTTCTTCGACGAGATCAGCACCATCCCTCCCTCGGTGCAAGCGAAGCTCCTCCGGGTGCTCCAGGAAAAGGAGTTCCTGCCTCTGGGATCGGTGCGGCCGGTGAAGGTGGACGTGCGGATCCTCGCCGCCACGAACGAGGATCTGGCCAAGTTGGTCCAGGAGGGGCGGTTCCGGGAGGACCTCTACTACCGGCTGAACGTGGTGACGATCGCGCTTCCGCCGCTCCGGGAGCGGCGCGAGGACATCCCGCTGCTGGCCGAGCACTTCCTGGCCGAGTTCAGCGACGAGCACGGCAAGCCGGGCTTGCGCTTCGCTCCGGAGGCGATCCCCGCGATGATCCAGTACGACTGGCCGGGAAACGTGCGGGAGCTGAGGAACGCGGTGGAGCGGGCGGTCCTCCTGGCGGAACGGGACGAGATCGGGCCGGAGCTGCTTCCCCGCCCCCGCGGCGTCTCGGATCCGTCCGGAGAGATGGTGCCCCTTCCCCCGGGCACCTCGTTCCAGGAGGCGGTCGAGTCGTTCGAGCGGGCCCTCATCCGATGGGCCCTCCGCGAGTCGGGGGGGGTCCAGCGGCGGGCGGCGGAAAGGCTCCGCATGAAGCCGACCACCCTGAGCGAACGGATGAAGCGGCTGGGGATCCGCTGA